The nucleotide window attccgttttcttatatatattggtttgaaagggacgacactacagtgctgccactttttaatttctactcttttttgccaagctgtgtCTTTCTGGCTCTCACTTacagctgcgtccttaacggacgTACGGCGGACAACCTTCCACTCGATCGAACGGGCTTTGGACCGGACAAAGGTTGCGGTCCGGTACGCCCGTCTGATACAGCTTTTATACAGAAcatcactatttttgttacatcctGTATTCAAAACTAAACAGAACGAAAAACCAAACTagatatttgattttgtattaattgtatttatttttattacttacataaaatatagttataacactttaagtaaatttaataaatcacAATAATTGAAGCACTTCAATAATTTCATTCCACATATTTTTAACCTAAAAACGTATAAACACACTAGATACTCTAAACTATAGGCACATTTGTAAGGTTCATCTTTGGTGTGCACCCATGCACAAATGGAATTGATGTTTCATTTTTGGTATTGTCATCGTTATACATTCTATGCATTATATGTTTTGTTTTCTTCTTGTTTTTCTTCTTTTCCCGTTACCTAGCTTTTGTGCGAAGGCGCCATGCATCATAGTTTTGTGGATTTCCAAAAGCGTTTCGCTGGCACTATCGTAATCGCATTGCTCACATTTGTATGGTTTCTCCACAACGTGCGTCTTCTTATGAGCTTGTAAATAATCGTTGACATTAGTAGCAAAATCACACTGGTCGCATTTGTAAGGAATATTTTTGGTGTGCATCTTTTTGTGAGATTGGAATATGTCTTCGCGGACAGTAGCAAACTTGCACTGGTCGCATTTATAGACCTTTTCACTCCCGTGCACGGTATTTATGTGAACCTCCAATTCATATTTGCGAGCGTGAGCGTAATCGCATTGATTGCATTTGTGGGCTGTTTCCTTACTGTGAACCTTTTTGTGAATTGACAGCCCGATTTTGCGGTTGGAAGCGTAACTGCATTGCTTGCATTGGTAGGGTTTCTTTAGATTGTTTTTTCTCTGTTTGTGTTTCGACGTTTTCTCGTTAGCGTGGGCGATGTTTTTATGAACTCTTATATAATGCTTATGTACACTAGTGAAGCTACACGATTGACATTTGTATAGCTCGTCAACATCATCTGCGCTGCGCTGAGAATATCCTGTAAGATCATAATATGTTAAGTTAATAAGACAGAACAGTTGATATCttaaattttttgtcaatcATTTCGTATTGACAGAGCCCAAAAATATATTGACAAAGAATTTTTAGGAATGTTTTTCTTACAATCATTTAAGTAATacaaaacattattttcaaaatattctGGGATGATACACATACGCAaaacatatggccctttaaattttcgacataggcacgtattgtgctattaccaaactatactctgtatctttaggtatttaaataaaagtaaacaaaatctaccctcaaaatggctcgttaagccagttgagggtagatgaaagcattacatgatcaaataatataggttacagtcaggtcgttcagtgagagatccaggcggttttgtatttggttggttaaccaataaatattagttataactacccgaaaatttacaaattgtttgtttacttttatttaaatacctaaaggtacAGACTATGGGGCGGGagagtagcaccatatgtatggtaaaattaattaatttgaaaTTCAACTTACTTTCATCTGCAGTTGTATCATTTTCTTGTTGACTACACAATAGGAACTTGTATGTGTTGCCTCCGATCCTGCACACACAGCGCTCCGTGTCTATGTGCATGCGTTCCAGTTTGACTGTGCAACTTCTCTGTGGCACAGGATTCATTATTGCTAAGTCAAATGATGCTGTAacaagtatataaaatatgtataataagtcCAATAAAGCTGATGCTGCCACTATGTGACTTGGTTTAGACTTTTAGACCTTCTGTAAGATATTAAAGTCTTAAAGGAAACTTGCAAAATTtatcagtaaataaaataaaaaatttacttaTTTGTTGTAATGTTTTTTCTTTTTCACCAAGATGTAAAAAGAACTAACGCATCTTGTTGGTGCATAAATcacacaaacacacaaaaaaaaattattaacatATTTGACCAAAAGACATAGGCACATTTTGCTTTTTTAAGACCTCAGGAATGTGTGATTAAAATCTGTTGGATTACTTGTTCACACCGTATATAATATCTCATACAGTTTAATACATTCTCtgccccgacgcacatgtgcgttcaccgaACTTAACAAATGAGAACACACTCAGAAAAAATTGTCTTATAAATGCATTGTTTATTAGTGTATTGAACAGAAAAAAACTAATTACCTCTATGGTATACCTCGGGGCCCACCACTAGTCCATCTTTTACCTCATGCTTAAGGTACAGTGCTTGCTCTGCCACTGAGTTTATGCTACACACACTCTTCTTGCTCTCTGATTTGGTGTCAGCCATCGCCAAATGGTCTACCTGACTGGTGTATGTGCTCTCATGCTCTGGTATGGTAGCTTCACCATCACCACACATATTTTCATCCTCTGCCTTAAGTGCTGCCTTCACATCAGGGTCTATATGACTGTACAAACTGCCTTGAGCTGGTTCACTGTCAGACATGTCCTTGGGTTCGGCCTTAAGCTCTGCTTTTACCGCATGGTCTATGTGCTCCTGTGCGCTCTCAGGCTGCTTATGCTTCAAGTACAGGCCGGCCCCAGCTGTCTCGCTGATAACGCACATGTTCTCCTCGGGTTCTGATTTGATCTCTGCCTTCACATTTTCTGTGAGATCCAGTTCTTGCTTCGTGTGCAGGCCAGCCGCACCTCCCCACACGGGTTCCAACTCTACCCACACATACTTTGAGCCATCCAGCGACATCGCTTACGGAATAGACGCTGTAATATGCCGTAGACTTATCAATGTATCAAACACGCTCACCGCAGACGCTGAATATCTAGTTCTGTGACACTCACTGCGAATTTTCACGATGTACTTTATCTATCTATTTCTGATTAAAATCGAGGAATTCCATGGTAAGCTGATACGCCACACGAGACGTCCTATTTGCCTCTGCGAAGTCGAAGTTGATAAGTCTGTGGGACGCTTTAAACCTAAACAGTGCAATGTACTCGAGCAGGTACAAAATAAAATGCAGAATGGGACTTGTTTGTTAAAATAGCGACTTAATGCGGACGTATAATAAATgaaaccaaaataaaataacatttgcgtATTTTGGCATGTGCTTGACAATCGACGCGTCACAGCGACATTTTGATTCCGAGACTCGCATCGTTTAAGCCACATAATAAAACGCGAGTTTACACCGTTACGCATGCTCGGCAGTACGAAATGTTCACCGCCCCCTAAGCAATggcggattaaaaaaaaaacaaaccaatCAAGCTGTCAAATTTGTCGAAGCAAGCGCttggaataaatatttttattttactgaaatatcGAGTAAAATAAGCATTTAGCGTATTTGTGACATTAAAGAAATATAGAATAAAACATATAATGTTATTCAGTTGTGAATAGTTGCTATAGTCATTAGTAATCTTCGGTATGTATGATTTTTTATGAACGTTTTCAACCTTTGTTTTGATGATTTTCGCGCGTAAATCCTGTCTTAAATACTGTATAATGCtgtatttagttaaattattcaTTTCTCTACACAATCAGATCGATAATTTAATCTTTGTCGGAACTAATTAATACGTCTTATTCGGTAAATCGCATCGCATCTTTCGATTTTGGTGTAGCGGTTTGTTGTTGCAATTTCAACCTTATGTCCTTATGTTTTAAGGTCGAAATGTGATGCGCCAGTGTTCGATTCTGTTGCGATCCTGGCAGTTTAGAATACGGACGCAAGACAAGTTATTGCCTTTGCCGCGTTCACTGCGAcaattaaaattgtattttttttcttttttaagtttttgtggaggcaaatgttttatttatgccATGATTTTGTTTGTAACAAAACTTTTGTGTGAATATATTTTCGCAAAttgttttgattaaaaaaaaatcataacattTGTGAGCTGGTGCATAATACAATGTAAAACTTgtaatcatataaaaaaaaccttcaTTCTAGGTATTTACAGACTTAGATCCGATTTAGGCAtaatttttcaagcaatatttaaacaataaaaagtattaataaTGGTATAAAAAGCTTACCCAAAGAATTTCCCCCTTTCAGAATTTAGGCAATGCAAAGaattttaaagaaataaattacatatctaattaaatttttaacaagcagaaatgTCTGCGAATGATGCtattaatcttaaaataaatttaaaaatggaaaaattactgtcttgggtgagacttgagcTCACAATCTCTGGATAGATACtcctaaaaaaaattacatcttttttttttcttagttttctTAGTAATTTGCAATGATATTACATATTGTTTGCAGATGTTTTAGCCGCCACCATGGGCAAATCATGCTGTATAGAGGGCTGCGATGTGTCTAGTCCAGATGTCGAGTATTTCAAGTAAGCCatccttccttccttccttaACCACTTTAAGTCAGCACAACATATTTACCCGTCGAAAGTACACCATACAACAAATTGATGTAAAGCAATTTGCCCCATATTTATTTAAGaagaagaataagaataagaatatatatatttgaaagAACCTtgtttacaaattgtttacgtatcctgtggccccacactaggcAAGCCTGTAACGTGGCAGCTGACTTCGCAGTTCGTAGGCTAAGGTtaagaaaaactaaaagtaatctAATAGGTGGTtaatgaaattatgaaattcaaatAAAGAAAAAGGAATGAGAaagtgtgcgtgtgcgtgtgcgtgtgcgtgtgcgtgtgcgtgtgcgtgtgcgtgtgcgtgtgcgtgtgtgtgtgtgtgtgtgtgtgcgtgtgtgtgtgcgcgAGTGTGTGTAAGGCTACAGAGAATGTTATAAGTGATTAGGTGATGACCTTCAACAGCATCTCAGTTTGATTGTAGTTAAGACCTTTCAACCAGTTCTTAATTAAGAATTTTGCTTCAAGAGGAGACTTTTCAGATATGTTGCATGCTTTTACTACTGTATTGTAAATATACGGATGCAGGAAGTTAGGAAGACGCCTCGCATTTGTAGTAACACACGTCTGATACTAAGTCGCTATGACCCAAATTGAGTTAacatcacacgtgtgatactagggCGCTCCACAGGTTGagtatttaaaaaacattaataGTGTTCAGGAGAATCATCCGTTTAATTCATTACTGGAACAGCttctttataaattaaattaaatatatcctACATTGTGGCTTTCcttagagaagggtccttatgcttcatctgCAATAAGGATGTTTCTATCACAATTTCTGTTGAAATTTCAGATGAAAAcatccttattgcacttgaaccATAAGGACCCTTCAGTGTGAAAGCCACATTTTCCCAGGTTAGCTAAACAAAAATTTcacaaactgaaataaatgtcatattatactgaccaaggcctccagcctccagtgccccaggctggaatcgaaccagcgtcctctgctatcgcggcaatTGCCTGTGCggcagtttataatttatacagtagtgtttctacttgaaataaaaacaaattaaaatattttctgaaaataatttaatttgttctgatacttctaatagtataaactttcacatttataatattagattAGTCATTGATATTTATTCATACACATTAAACATCCCCAGTGTTCTAATTATCCCCAGGTTCCCCCGCAGCGGGTCCCTGCTGGCAGCCTGGATAGAGGCGACCGGGGCGCCGGGGGGCGACGTCTGCTCAGCACACTTTACTGACGCAGACTATAAAAGCATGCGCGGCAAACGGCGGCTACTGGGCACTGCGGTACCCAGCGTGTTTGCTACCGTAAGTTACAACTAACCCCAGGTTCccctaaaatattaattattccgGGATTGAAGGGTAGTTAACTGTTTTATATTTTAGTGTAGCCTCAATTTGCCCACAAATGAAAAATTTACAACTCAAAGGCAATgttgatttgtcaaaataaagatattttttagggttccgtacccaaagggtaaaaacgggaccctattactaagactccgctgtccgttgtccgtccgtccgtccgtccgtctgtcaccaggctgtatctcatgaaccgtgatagctaggcagttgaaattttcacagatgatgtatttatgttgccgctataacaacaaatactaacaagtacggaaccctcggtgggcgagtccgactcgcacttgcccggttttttaaatttttgatattggTTTTATAAACAATCAAATAAATtgttaaatagattttttaatcACATGATAATTTCGTGAGGATTTAtgtacattattttaattgtgccAAAcacacatgttttttttttcaataaaaaaaacaataatgtcGAGGGACCGCGATTTAGACTttatattgtataaaaaattgTGGATTTCGTTTTGGCATAATTTTTCTCATCCTTCTACTCTCTTAGCGGCTAATAATATAATCTATATTTTTTTCCACAGAAACCACCATCCACAGAAAACGGAAACATCACAGACCCAACAATAGACacaaacaaaaacgccaataCGGAcccgaaaaataaaaaaacaaaagagaAAAAGAGCACAGAGAAAGCTAAAGCCGATTCTACCACAGACAACGTAAATGAAATAACCACAGACAATAATGTCATAGACAAGGACGAATCTACGACTGACACTGATGTAACAGAGAGTATAGAAAATGGAGAGAGTTCGCAGAACACGAGGCAAGGTGGAGAAAATGGGACATATGATAAGAAAGAAGAAACGTAAGTCATTTGTTTTTTACTCACGATAGaagtaaaaaaccggccaattgcgagtcggtctcgcgcacgaagggttccgtaccattacgcaaaacagggcaaaaaatcacgtttgttgtatgggagaccCACTTGAatagtttattttgttttgtttttagtatttgttgttatagcggcaacagaaatcggttaatatcacggttcatgagatacagcctggtgacagacagacagactgacggacagacggacagtggagtcttagtaatagggtcccgtttttaccctttcggtacggaaccctaaaaaatcggctaagtgcgagtcagactcgcccaccgagagtaccgtactttttaatgtttgcaatagcagcaacagaaatacatcatctgtgaaaatttcaactgtctatcacggttcatgagatacagcctagtgacagacggacggacggacagcggagtcttagtaatagggtcccgtttttacccattgggtacggaaccctaaaaaagtattTCAAATTCTCCCAAAACCTTTTTAATAACTCAGatataacttttattatggtaATTTTATTTAGAACCGTTAGGTACGgtcgaaaatattaatttatgaatgtacgagtacagtcgccatcagatatatcggagcggccaaggtgttcacaatatctgaacacgcgctctaacgccctgacaataga belongs to Cydia splendana chromosome 26, ilCydSple1.2, whole genome shotgun sequence and includes:
- the LOC134803512 gene encoding zinc finger protein 43-like — translated: MSLDGSKYVWVELEPVWGGAAGLHTKQELDLTENVKAEIKSEPEENMCVISETAGAGLYLKHKQPESAQEHIDHAVKAELKAEPKDMSDSEPAQGSLYSHIDPDVKAALKAEDENMCGDGEATIPEHESTYTSQVDHLAMADTKSESKKSVCSINSVAEQALYLKHEVKDGLVVGPEVYHRASFDLAIMNPVPQRSCTVKLERMHIDTERCVCRIGGNTYKFLLCSQQENDTTADERYSQRSADDVDELYKCQSCSFTSVHKHYIRVHKNIAHANEKTSKHKQRKNNLKKPYQCKQCSYASNRKIGLSIHKKVHSKETAHKCNQCDYAHARKYELEVHINTVHGSEKVYKCDQCKFATVREDIFQSHKKMHTKNIPYKCDQCDFATNVNDYLQAHKKTHVVEKPYKCEQCDYDSASETLLEIHKTMMHGAFAQKLGNGKRRKTRRKQNI